A window of Helicobacter pylori genomic DNA:
GTTTGTGGCAATGATTTTTAACCCCGTTTCTAAAGACATTTTAATGACTTGCTCATCAATGAAGCGCTGATCTAAAATGCCATGGCGCATGATTTCTAAATAAAAATCGTCTTCAAAAATCTCTTGGTATTCGCAAGCGACTCTTTTGGCTTCATCATAGCCCTTAGCCCCATACCTGCGATTTCTCTCATTATTGGTATTCAAATGGTAATTGACTTCCCCTTGCAAGCATGCGCTAGAGGCGATAATCCCTTTAGAATGCTCCCTTAAAAGTTTTTTATTGATGCGCGGGAAATAATAAAACCCCTCTAAATACGCCATAGAGCTTAAATACATCAAATTTTCATAGCCCTCTTGGTTTTTAGCGAACAAACACAAATGGAAGCGTTGTTTGGTTTCTTTACTAGCGAGATTGTCGTCATTATGGATATACGCTTCCATGCCGATGATAGGCTTGATGCCTTCTTTTTTCATGCTCGTGTAAAAATCAATCGCCCCAAACATGTTCCCATGGTCGGTTACGCTCACGCTTTTCATGCCCAATTCTTTAATGCGTTTGGCTAAAATCTTAATCTTATTGGCCCCATCTAAAAGCGAATATTCTGTGTGCAAGTGCAAATGCGTAAAAGCTTTAGTTTCTTTCATTGTCTAACCCCTATTTGGATTTAATGCCATTATACTAATAGCTCTTTAAAAAACTCTTTATTGGATTGTTTAGTGGTAAATTATTTTAAAATGGTGGTTATAATAAGAAAGTTTTTCTTATTATAATGCTATTTTAGGAGTTTATCATGAAAAAATCCATTTTATTAGGTGCTTGCCTGGCTTTTTCTTGCGCTCATGCCTTGAACGATTTAGAATTGATCAAAAAAGCCAGAGAAAGCCAATTAGAACCCATGCCTACAGGCAAAGCGCTCAAAGAATACCAGATTAAAAAAACCAGAGATGTGGGTATTGGCACTAAAAACAGCGAGATCATGACCCCAGCTCAAGTGGAATTAGGCAAAATGCTCTATTTTGATCCTAGGATTTCCACTTCCTATCTTGTGTCTTGCAACACATGCCATAATCTAGGCTTAGGCGGGGTGGATTTAGTCCCAAGTGCAGTAGGCTCTCAATGGAAGAAAAACCCCCACCTTTTAAGCTCCCCAACGGTGTATAACTCCGTCTTTAACGATGTGCAGTTTTGGGATGGTAGGGTTACGCATTTAAACGAGCAGGCGCAAGGGCCAATCCAGTCTTCTTTTGAAATGGGGGCTGACCCAAAAGTCGTGGTAGAAAAAATCAATTCCATGCCAGGCTATGTCAAACTCTTCAGAAAGGCTTATGGCTCTAAAGTTAAAATTGATTTTAAATTGATCGCTGATAGTATCGCTATGTTTGAAGCCACGCTCATTACTCCAAGCCGCTATGATGATTTTTTAAGAGGCAATCCTAAAGCGCTCAGCAAAGCCGAAAAAGAAGGGCTGGATTTGTTCATTTCTAAGGGCTGTGTGGCTTGCCATAATGGGATCAATCTTGGTGGAACAATGCAGCCTTTTGGGGTAGTCAAACCTTATAAATTCGCTAATGTGGGCGATTTCAAGGGCGATAAAAACGGGCTTGTGAAAGTGCCTACTTTAAGGAATATCACCGAAACGATGCCTTATTTCCATAACGGGCAATTTTGGGATGTCAAAGATGCGATCAAAGAAATGGGATCTATCCAGTTAGGTATTGAAATCAGCGATGAGGAAGCGAAAAAGATTGAAACTTTCTTTGAAGCCTTAAAAGGTAAAAAACCTAAAATCATTTATCCAGAACTCCCTATAATGACAGACAAAACCCCTAAACCCTCTTTTTAACTTTAAAGTCCCTTTTAAGGGGGATTGGTGTTTTTTGATCTATTATTGATAAAAGTGCTAATAATAAAAGCTAAAAGGATTTAAAAACTTTTTGGCTCTGTTTGCATCAAATACCAATAAGCCTTATTGAACTTAATATTCTTTAATTTTGACAAACTCTTTTATTGTTGATGATAAAAAACATTCAAAACATTCTTTAAGTTAGTTTATAAAAGAGCTTGCAAAAAGCCAAGCGGTAATCTCTTAAAAAGCACTTAAAAATTTCTTTTTAATCCCTAATTTAGTGATTTTAGACTGTTTTGAAATCAACAACCCACTCAAGGCGTTTTCAAATAGATTTTCATTTTTTGGTTGTCTAAAATAAGCGTGTCCTTACCTTTAGTTACCATAAAATTACCCTTAAAATTCTCCATGAACGCCAATTCAAACGCCATCAAATGCTCATCTCTACACACTTTCCTTGAAATCCCGCTGTCTTCAATTTCAATGTGCCTATCACCCTGCCATGCATAGCTGGCAAAATACCGGTTGCAATAGCCTTTCCCATAAATACGATTTTCTTTTTGGTCAAACACAAACTCCCCCATAGAGCTTTTAGGCTTGGGTTTCTTTTTAAAAAGCTCATACCAGTGTTTTCTTTTTTCTTTCCGCTCTTGCTCTTTGGCTTCAATCGCTGCTTTATCTTCAGGTAGAGCGGTATTTAAAGAAGCGTCTTGCTCTTCTTCATGCTCTCTAAAAGCGCTATCGGCCAACATGGTTTCAATGTCATAGACTTGATGGTTTATCTCTACTTTTTGGATATGCCAATCGTTGCTAGAAAGTTTTTTATCAAACATTTTTAAGAAAAAACACCCCGAAAAGACGCAAGCCGTTAAAACGCTTGCTCCAGCCAATCGTAAATTCAAATAGTTCCTCCTTATTTTAATTTTTTAACGGGCTTACGCTTTGCGCTTCAATGGCTTTCTTAATCAAAGAAATCGCTTCTTGCATCGCTTGTGTGCTGACATGTTGGAGGGATTGTATCGCGCTTTCTTGAAAATCTTGATTGTCATTTTTGCTCGTTTTAGTCGTTTTATTTTCTAAGCTAGAAATGTTTTCATGCTTAATGATCACTCCAGAATGCGAAGCGCCTTTCACGCTAATGTCATACCCGAGTGCAAATTCTGCCCTATAAGTAGAATTTTCTTTTTCTAAAAGAGAAAACGATAAAATCGTAAAACGAACCGCATAAGTGGGTGCGCCTGCGCCATAAGGGGGCAAGGCCACGCCCAAGCACGCTTTTTGCGCTTCTTGCATGAACATCGTTTTGAGCATGTTGCGAGGCAAGTCTATCCATTTTTGGTGTTTCCCATGCGTGATCTGCCCGTCTTTGGCTTTAAACACGATTTCTTTAGTGTTGAATAAATCCGCGCTCAAAATGCTAATGAGCCTTACTTCAGTCAAAGGTTTGGCGCATTGCGTGATTTCAAAAGAGCTTGCGTTCAAATCATAAGTTCTAATTTCTGGGAGCATTTGTTTTAAATTAATACTCAAGCAACCCTGAAGCAATAGGGCTAACGCTGATGAGAGTGAAAAGATTTTTATGGCTGTAGCCCTCATGATTATTTCCTTTCTCCAAAAATCGTTTTATAAGGGTTGGCGTCAAATTTGTCTATCAAAGCAGAGCCTTTTTCCACAAAATTATCAATGTTTGTTAAGCTCAATTGCGCTTGCATGATTAGTGGGGTGAACATCGCCTTAAAGTCGTATTGCCCTTGTTTTAGGCGCTTATCCACATCTAAAGCCACGTTATTGACATTAGAAACGAGATGGTTAGCGTTGCTGATCAGTGAATCAAATTGAGTCTTTCTTGAATCCAAATTAGCGATGAGATCATCCACTGAAGCGAGAATGTGCTTGAATTTTTCTACATTTTGATCGTCTAAAATCCTGTTCACGTTTTTAATCGCTTTCATCACTTCTTGCATCACTTGGTTAGCGTCTCCGCTCAAGCGATCCATAAGCCCTTCTTTAAAAATTAAAACCCGCTCCCCTTTATCGCTACTGCCATAAAATTCTTCATTGTGGCTTTGCTCTAAGGCTAAAAATTTTAACCCCATAAACCCTCTAGAAGAAACCGCCACTTTAGAATCTTTACGGATCTTAACGCTGGATTTAATCATCAAATCCAAACGGACCACCCCCACTTTATCCTTTGCAAAGCCCACCTTGATGACATTGCCCACTTGAATCCCTTTGTAATTAACGGGCGAGTTGGTTGCAATGCCTCCCAAGTCTTTGTCCGTATAGACCACATATTCATAATACTTCCCATCATCTAAACCCAAATGGCCTAGCCATAAAATGAAACCTACCATGCAAACTAAGCATAAAAAGAAGAGCCCGCCGATTAAAGTGTAATTCACATGCCTTTCCAAAATTTCTCTCCTCGTGTTGAATTGAATAAATTGCCTTCATCTAGCCCTTGAGTTTGGGCTTTTTTAATAAAATCTTTTAAATCCCCGTTAAAATCTAATAACCCGTCTTTGAGCATGATAAACCGATCCACGCAATCATGCACAGAATCCAAATCATGCGTAATCATCACCACCGTAAGCTGCAAGCTCTCTTTGAGCGTCATAATCAATTCATCAAATTTACCTGCACTATAAGGATCTAGCCCGCTTGTTGGCTCATCTAAAAACAAAATCTCCGGATTAGTCGCCATAGCCCTTGCGATACCCACGCGCTTTTTCATCCCCCCACTCAATTCATAGGGGTAAAGGTGATAAGCCCTAGGAGGCAAACCCACTTTTTCAATCCACATTTTAGAAATTTCTTCAACAATTTTTTTGGAATAAGCGCCGTATTGCTCTAGCATGATGCCCACATTTTCTAAAACCGTTAAAGAGCTATAGAGCGCACCAAACTGGAAACAAATGCCGCAGCGGTTAAAAATCTTTTGCTGTTCTTCTTCTTTGAGTTTCCATATATTTTCCCCAAAAAGCAACACTTCCCCCTTTGTGGGGCGATTGAGTAAAATCATGCACCTTAAAAGCGTGCTTTTACCGCTCCCTGACCCCCCTAAAATCGCCATCACTTCGCCCTTATGCACGCTAAAACTCACGCCCCTGTGGATAATGGTGCTTCCAAAAGCGCTATGGAGATCTTTCACTTCAATTAAGACTTGGTTGTTGGTAGCGTTCATCATATATTCAACTTAGAAAAGACGATAGAAAAAATAGCGTCTAAGAAAATGATCCAAAACAAAGCGTTCACCACGCTAATGGTGGTCAAGCGCCCAATGCTCTCGGTATCCCCCTTGACTTCAAATCCGCGCATGCACCCCACCATTGCAATCGCAAACCCCCAAAAAGGGGCTTTGACAATCCCTACTAAAAAATGGTTCCAACCCACTGTGTCATGCAATCTGTCTATATAGCTTGGAAAGCCCAAATCCAATTGGTATTTAATCGCAAACATGCCCCCAAGAATAGCGAACGCATCGGCAATAAACACCAACAAAGGCAACACAATCACTAAGGCTAACACCCTGGGTAACACTAAAAATTCAAAAGGGTTAAAGCCCATGGTTTTCATCGCATCTAATTCTTCAGTGATTTTCATCACCCCAATTTGCGCGGTAAAACTGCTCGCGCTCCTCCCGGCCACCACAAGAGTCAAAATAAAAGGGCCAATCTCTCTCAAAGCGAGTTTGGCCGTCATTTCAACCGACATTAAAGGCGCACCCATTTCTTGCAACTGCAAAGCCCCTTGCAAAGCAACGGCAAACCCCACGATAAACACCGTTAAAATACTCACCGGCAAAACTTTAAAACCGGATTCATTGATATGATAGAGCAAGGGGGTGATGCAAAAGCGTTTGGGGTTAAAAACGCTCTTAATAAAATAAAACAAAATCATGCCGCAAAAATTGAACGCGTTTAAAAAGGTGTTGTAAGTTTCTACGATACTCTTGCCTAATTTAGTGATCAGAAGTTCGTATTTTTTGTGCGCTTTTTTAGACTCTAAATCTTCTTCTTTTTCAAGCCAGTCTTTAACCACTTTCAAAGCGCATGCGTTATTCTCGCTCACATTGCACAATTCGATGTTTAAAGAACGCCCCTTAACTAAATCAAATAAAAACATGCCAAAAACAAAATCCACTTTTTGGCATCCTGAAAAATCCATTTTTAAAGACCCTTGATGATCTAATAAGATTTTTTTCAACTCATCTAAACGAAACACGCTCGTTTTAAAATCCCAATCCCCTCTTAAAATCAGCACAGAGTCCGATCCATCTTTACGCATCTCTAAAAATTTTTGTTTCTCTGTCTTCATTAGAATATATTCTCTCTTAGATTAGATAAAATCTATTAACAAAATTTTGTTTTTTAAAGCGACTATTTTAACACAATGATAAGCGAAAAAATTAAACAGCATTCTATTGAATAAAGGATTAACTATTTTTAAAATGTTTAAAAAAATCATGTTTTTTTGTGTTTTCTTGATAGGGGGGGTTGCTGTTTCACCCCTTGATGCGATGCCTATTTTGCACGATAAAACCCCTAAAAAAAATTACCAAGAAGCCCATGAAAAGCTCTATAGAAGCATCATTAACCGCCAAAAACTCACACGCCACAAAAGCGGGTGGTATTTTTTAGGGGGGTTTGGCGCTGTAGAGGCCACTAAAGACTATCAAGGCAAGGAAATGAAAGATTGGATCGCCACGCTTGATTTAAAAACCGGCGTGCAAAGTTTTTTTAAAAAATACATTGGGATTAGAGGGGTTTTTGCTTGGGATCTTGGATCAGGAAAAGTGAATTACCAAAGCCATAAAGATCCTACCAATTCTTTTTTTACCATGCTTGCGGTGGGTTTGGATGTGATCATGGAATTTCCTTTAGGGAGTTATAAGCATTATTTAGGGGCGTTTGGAGGGGCTAGGGGGGCTTTAGTCGTTTATACAGACAAGCAAAATTTCAAGTTTTTTAAAAAATCTGTGGTTTCAGGGGGCTTAGCGATCAATGGAGGGGTTATGCTCACGCTTTTTTTAAGACACCGCATTGAATTGGGGTTTAAAATCTTACCCACTGCAAGATTGCTTTCTAGCTCCAAACGCTTTGAGACTTCGCCCTTATTTTATGCGGCATACAGCTATAAATTCTAATATTTAAAAGAGCTAAAAAGTTTCAAAAAGCCCTAAAAAAACCTTTTTGATTAATTTTAATCAACTTCAAAAATCCAATCTTTGGGGGCTTTTTGTTCGCCTTGCTGGATGGATAAAAGCAAATCATAGAGTTGTTTAGTAACATGGCCTGGCGTTTCAAAAAAATAAGATTTGTTATTATGCATGATTTCTTTAATGGGCGTGATGATTGCGGCTGTCCCGCACGCTCCAGCTTCTTTAAATGCACCCAACTCATCTACTGAGATTTCCTTCTCTTCCACTTTCAAACCCAAATACTCTTCAGCCAAAAACATCAGGCTTTTTCTGGTAATGCTTGGCAGAATGCTTGGCGAATGCGGGGTGATAAAAGCATTCTCATGCGTGATACCAAAAAAATTCGCTGCCCCCACTTCTTCAATTTTAGTGTGCGTGGTAGGATCTAAATAAATGCAATCATCATAGCCTTGCTCTGTGGCCATTTTGTGGGCTAACAGGCTTGCAGCATAATTCCCCCCCACTTTCACCCCACCGGTGCCTTTAGGCGCGGCTCTATCAAACGCTGTGGTGATAAACCTAGCCCCCCCTTTTTCTATACCCCCCTTAAAATACGCCCCCACCGGCGCGCAAAACACGATAAAAAGGTATTCACTGGCC
This region includes:
- a CDS encoding ABC transporter permease, with translation MKTEKQKFLEMRKDGSDSVLILRGDWDFKTSVFRLDELKKILLDHQGSLKMDFSGCQKVDFVFGMFLFDLVKGRSLNIELCNVSENNACALKVVKDWLEKEEDLESKKAHKKYELLITKLGKSIVETYNTFLNAFNFCGMILFYFIKSVFNPKRFCITPLLYHINESGFKVLPVSILTVFIVGFAVALQGALQLQEMGAPLMSVEMTAKLALREIGPFILTLVVAGRSASSFTAQIGVMKITEELDAMKTMGFNPFEFLVLPRVLALVIVLPLLVFIADAFAILGGMFAIKYQLDLGFPSYIDRLHDTVGWNHFLVGIVKAPFWGFAIAMVGCMRGFEVKGDTESIGRLTTISVVNALFWIIFLDAIFSIVFSKLNI
- a CDS encoding META domain-containing protein → MNLRLAGASVLTACVFSGCFFLKMFDKKLSSNDWHIQKVEINHQVYDIETMLADSAFREHEEEQDASLNTALPEDKAAIEAKEQERKEKRKHWYELFKKKPKPKSSMGEFVFDQKENRIYGKGYCNRYFASYAWQGDRHIEIEDSGISRKVCRDEHLMAFELAFMENFKGNFMVTKGKDTLILDNQKMKIYLKTP
- the ilvE gene encoding branched-chain-amino-acid transaminase, translating into MANLENLDWKNLGFSYIKTDFRFIATYQNGSWSQGGLVSENVLQLSEGSPVLHYGQACFEGLKAYRSQKGKALLFRPLENAKRLQTSCERLLMPKVSEELFLRACAEVVKANQKWLAPYKSGASLYLRPFVIGVGDNLGVKPASEYLFIVFCAPVGAYFKGGIEKGGARFITTAFDRAAPKGTGGVKVGGNYAASLLAHKMATEQGYDDCIYLDPTTHTKIEEVGAANFFGITHENAFITPHSPSILPSITRKSLMFLAEEYLGLKVEEKEISVDELGAFKEAGACGTAAIITPIKEIMHNNKSYFFETPGHVTKQLYDLLLSIQQGEQKAPKDWIFEVD
- a CDS encoding MlaD family protein translates to MERHVNYTLIGGLFFLCLVCMVGFILWLGHLGLDDGKYYEYVVYTDKDLGGIATNSPVNYKGIQVGNVIKVGFAKDKVGVVRLDLMIKSSVKIRKDSKVAVSSRGFMGLKFLALEQSHNEEFYGSSDKGERVLIFKEGLMDRLSGDANQVMQEVMKAIKNVNRILDDQNVEKFKHILASVDDLIANLDSRKTQFDSLISNANHLVSNVNNVALDVDKRLKQGQYDFKAMFTPLIMQAQLSLTNIDNFVEKGSALIDKFDANPYKTIFGERK
- a CDS encoding outer membrane protein, whose translation is MFKKIMFFCVFLIGGVAVSPLDAMPILHDKTPKKNYQEAHEKLYRSIINRQKLTRHKSGWYFLGGFGAVEATKDYQGKEMKDWIATLDLKTGVQSFFKKYIGIRGVFAWDLGSGKVNYQSHKDPTNSFFTMLAVGLDVIMEFPLGSYKHYLGAFGGARGALVVYTDKQNFKFFKKSVVSGGLAINGGVMLTLFLRHRIELGFKILPTARLLSSSKRFETSPLFYAAYSYKF
- a CDS encoding ABC transporter ATP-binding protein; this translates as MNATNNQVLIEVKDLHSAFGSTIIHRGVSFSVHKGEVMAILGGSGSGKSTLLRCMILLNRPTKGEVLLFGENIWKLKEEEQQKIFNRCGICFQFGALYSSLTVLENVGIMLEQYGAYSKKIVEEISKMWIEKVGLPPRAYHLYPYELSGGMKKRVGIARAMATNPEILFLDEPTSGLDPYSAGKFDELIMTLKESLQLTVVMITHDLDSVHDCVDRFIMLKDGLLDFNGDLKDFIKKAQTQGLDEGNLFNSTRGEKFWKGM
- a CDS encoding cytochrome-c peroxidase; translated protein: MKKSILLGACLAFSCAHALNDLELIKKARESQLEPMPTGKALKEYQIKKTRDVGIGTKNSEIMTPAQVELGKMLYFDPRISTSYLVSCNTCHNLGLGGVDLVPSAVGSQWKKNPHLLSSPTVYNSVFNDVQFWDGRVTHLNEQAQGPIQSSFEMGADPKVVVEKINSMPGYVKLFRKAYGSKVKIDFKLIADSIAMFEATLITPSRYDDFLRGNPKALSKAEKEGLDLFISKGCVACHNGINLGGTMQPFGVVKPYKFANVGDFKGDKNGLVKVPTLRNITETMPYFHNGQFWDVKDAIKEMGSIQLGIEISDEEAKKIETFFEALKGKKPKIIYPELPIMTDKTPKPSF